In a single window of the Jaculus jaculus isolate mJacJac1 chromosome 9, mJacJac1.mat.Y.cur, whole genome shotgun sequence genome:
- the LOC101609075 gene encoding cytochrome b-c1 complex subunit 10-like: MPSRFMGPCYRELAKNWMPTASMWGAVGTVGLVRATDWRLILDWVPYINGKFKKDD; the protein is encoded by the coding sequence ATGCCGAGCAGGTTCATGGGCCCATGTTACCGGGAGCTGGCCAAGAATTGGATGCCCACGGCCAGCATGTGGGGTGCTGTGGGTACCGTGGGGCTGGTGCGGGCCACTGATTGGCGACTGATCCTGGACTGGGTGCCCTACATCAATGGCAAGTTCAAGAAGGATGATTGA